A genomic region of Methanobacterium sp. SMA-27 contains the following coding sequences:
- a CDS encoding LysE family transporter: protein MIEIILFIITSFAVGLSGALVPGPMLTVTISDSLKRGFIAGPLIVIGHYIAEIALILLIFAGLGWFIGSSTAVFFIGTLVGTMILLMGFRITRSSNSLSELKENNGIKKDYGPILSGFFTSVSNPFFFIWWATIGWAFIFKGLELAGIFGVLGFLVGHWASDLSWFSGVSFFTSRGSQIMTEKHYKFIMNISGIFLMILGLYFLLNAQKLI from the coding sequence TTGATTGAAATAATACTGTTTATAATTACTTCATTTGCAGTCGGTCTGTCCGGTGCCTTAGTGCCGGGGCCAATGTTAACTGTTACTATTTCAGATTCTCTAAAAAGGGGATTTATTGCTGGACCTTTGATTGTTATCGGACATTATATTGCAGAAATAGCCTTAATATTGCTTATATTTGCAGGACTTGGATGGTTCATTGGGTCAAGTACTGCCGTATTCTTTATTGGTACTTTAGTTGGTACTATGATATTGTTAATGGGTTTTAGAATAACGAGATCATCCAATTCACTTAGCGAATTAAAAGAAAATAATGGAATTAAGAAGGACTATGGTCCTATTTTAAGTGGTTTTTTTACAAGTGTTTCAAACCCCTTCTTTTTCATATGGTGGGCCACCATTGGATGGGCATTTATTTTTAAAGGACTGGAACTTGCAGGAATATTTGGTGTTTTAGGATTTCTTGTAGGGCACTGGGCTTCGGATTTAAGCTGGTTCAGTGGAGTATCATTTTTCACTAGCAGAGGATCGCAGATTATGACTGAAAAACATTACAAATTTATAATGAATATTAGTGGAATTTTTTTAATGATACTAGGCCTTTATTTCTTGTTGAATGCCCAAAAATTAATTTAA
- a CDS encoding DUF362 domain-containing protein, protein MVSKVYFTDFRSRTDVDNKINKIKILFEAANFRGLMNKDELVAVKLHFGEEGNDSYISPVLVRQVVDKIYEAGAKPFITDTNTLYFGSRHNSLDHIKTAILHGFDYAVSGAPLIIADGLLGTYSHNIKIEQKHFEQVKIAGDIENADCMIVMSHFKGHEMAGFGGTIKNLAMGCASAEGKLEQHECVKPIIMEGCTSCGICIKSCPLDALCLNDQGAIMDYDRCIGCNNCISACSESIIKLNYENMNEFIEKMTEYALGVVKSKKGKLGYMNFLMNITPDCDCLPWSDSPIVPDIGILVSDDPVALDAASYDLVNQQIGFKNSMLHHHYLEGEDKFNGVWDMVDGHVQINYGHKIGLGNPEYQLIDISSKK, encoded by the coding sequence ATGGTAAGTAAAGTTTATTTTACTGATTTTAGATCTAGAACAGACGTCGATAATAAGATTAACAAAATAAAAATACTTTTTGAAGCAGCTAACTTCAGAGGATTAATGAATAAGGATGAATTGGTGGCTGTAAAACTACATTTTGGAGAAGAAGGTAATGATTCATATATTAGCCCAGTATTAGTTCGACAAGTTGTTGACAAAATATATGAAGCTGGTGCAAAACCATTCATAACCGATACTAACACCCTTTACTTTGGAAGTAGGCACAACTCTCTAGATCATATAAAGACGGCTATTCTCCATGGTTTTGATTATGCAGTTTCTGGAGCACCTTTAATTATTGCAGATGGTCTTTTGGGTACTTACTCACACAATATAAAAATAGAACAGAAACATTTTGAACAGGTTAAAATTGCAGGAGACATAGAAAATGCCGATTGTATGATAGTTATGTCACATTTCAAAGGGCATGAAATGGCAGGTTTTGGCGGGACTATAAAAAATCTTGCAATGGGATGTGCATCAGCAGAAGGCAAATTGGAACAACATGAATGTGTAAAACCAATTATAATGGAGGGCTGTACTTCTTGCGGTATATGTATTAAATCCTGTCCTTTAGATGCATTGTGTTTAAATGATCAAGGGGCTATAATGGATTATGATCGATGTATAGGATGTAATAACTGTATATCTGCATGTTCTGAATCTATAATTAAACTAAATTATGAAAACATGAACGAATTCATTGAAAAAATGACTGAATATGCATTAGGTGTAGTTAAAAGTAAGAAAGGTAAATTAGGATACATGAATTTTTTGATGAATATAACTCCGGATTGTGATTGTCTTCCTTGGAGTGATAGTCCAATAGTTCCAGATATTGGGATATTGGTATCAGATGATCCTGTAGCGCTAGATGCTGCTAGTTATGATCTAGTAAATCAGCAGATAGGTTTCAAAAATTCAATGCTCCATCATCATTATCTTGAGGGAGAAGATAAGTTTAATGGGGTTTGGGATATGGTGGATGGCCATGTGCAGATTAATTATGGACATAAAATAGGTCTTGGAAACCCAGAATATCAATTAATTGATATTAGCTCAAAAAAATAA
- a CDS encoding TMEM175 family protein, producing the protein MLWQYVVNLSQQLWIYAFSFLLLSSFWRANHLQFFFIKEADSNLIWITVLWLMFIALVPFSTNFVSNYGSHSIPMFFFNLNMLIIGVFYILIWTYVSKKNYFYETVDKKQLKLINRINYILPIVALVAIGVTFVKPSWSPYSYFLIFILRMNIKRISRL; encoded by the coding sequence GTGCTCTGGCAGTATGTTGTAAATTTGAGTCAGCAGCTTTGGATATATGCTTTTAGTTTTTTATTACTTTCAAGTTTCTGGAGGGCAAATCATCTACAGTTTTTCTTTATTAAAGAGGCAGATAGTAATCTTATTTGGATAACTGTTCTTTGGTTGATGTTTATTGCTTTAGTTCCATTTTCAACAAATTTTGTTAGTAATTATGGTAGCCATTCCATTCCCATGTTTTTCTTTAATTTAAACATGCTTATTATTGGAGTATTCTATATTTTGATCTGGACATATGTTAGTAAAAAGAATTATTTTTATGAAACTGTGGATAAGAAACAATTGAAGTTAATTAATAGGATAAATTATATTCTACCTATAGTTGCACTAGTTGCAATTGGCGTTACATTTGTAAAACCTTCTTGGAGCCCTTATTCATATTTTCTGATTTTTATCTTGAGGATGAATATTAAAAGAATTAGTAGACTATAA
- the ala gene encoding alanine dehydrogenase: MYETLLLKQSEIKQLIEMNEVIESVETAYSMHANRRVQMPAKKYLFFKKYHGDLRIMPCFVKDMDQAGVKCVNVHPSNPLDHDLPTVMGVIELFDPKTGFPISVMDGTWITNMRTGAAAGVGTKYLARSDSTSLGIIGAGKQAFTQLMALKEVMNIENAQVFCRTCKSRENFAKLANERFGINVKAVETAEIAVKDVDVIVTVTPANKPILKAEWISEGTHINAMGADAPGKQELESALLKKSKVFIDCWEQARHSGEINVPVAEGILTREDISAKIGDVIIGKNPGRVSDEDITIFDSTGLAVQDVITAWKVYEKALERGIGSNINFLD; the protein is encoded by the coding sequence ATGTATGAAACACTTCTATTGAAACAGAGCGAAATAAAACAACTAATAGAAATGAATGAAGTTATTGAATCTGTTGAAACAGCATATAGTATGCATGCAAATCGAAGAGTTCAGATGCCCGCCAAGAAATACTTGTTTTTTAAAAAATACCATGGTGATCTGCGTATTATGCCTTGTTTCGTTAAGGATATGGATCAGGCAGGAGTTAAATGTGTTAATGTTCACCCTAGTAATCCGCTTGATCATGATTTACCAACTGTTATGGGTGTAATAGAGCTTTTTGATCCAAAAACTGGCTTTCCTATATCAGTTATGGATGGTACTTGGATCACTAATATGAGAACTGGTGCTGCAGCTGGTGTTGGTACTAAATATCTGGCAAGGTCAGATTCAACCTCATTGGGAATTATAGGAGCAGGTAAACAAGCTTTTACCCAACTAATGGCCCTTAAAGAAGTTATGAATATTGAAAATGCCCAAGTTTTCTGTAGGACATGTAAATCCCGGGAAAATTTCGCTAAATTGGCCAATGAAAGATTTGGTATTAATGTAAAGGCAGTTGAAACTGCAGAAATAGCTGTGAAAGATGTCGATGTAATTGTAACTGTAACACCAGCCAATAAACCTATTTTAAAGGCAGAATGGATAAGTGAAGGAACTCATATAAATGCAATGGGTGCAGACGCTCCAGGAAAACAGGAACTTGAATCTGCATTACTTAAAAAATCTAAGGTATTTATAGATTGCTGGGAACAAGCCAGACATAGTGGTGAAATTAATGTACCAGTTGCTGAAGGTATTCTCACAAGAGAAGATATATCAGCAAAGATAGGAGATGTAATAATTGGTAAGAATCCTGGTAGAGTTTCGGATGAAGATATAACCATATTTGACTCAACAGGACTAGCTGTTCAGGATGTTATTACAGCATGGAAAGTCTATGAAAAAGCCCTTGAAAGAGGTATAGGTAGTAATATCAATTTCCTTGACTAA
- a CDS encoding HAD family hydrolase yields MKTVVFDNSGTLIKRYKAIKDLRTGAICDNVASIDVVDRDENRALVVLQTDPSKCINKAKPDQTIRHFLKKNDVDFDISYSKVDISKDELLEAIKDDKSCISDVQDTYCSVVEKKYNVHICSGSGFIVNMKTGKIEFTITAGGRIFKEVPFVINELKNRGIDIFVASGDRKTSLEQLAKFINVPQENVFDTANSRRKEEIIKDLKSKYKVMMVGNSSNDILALEEADVGVLTLQQNEITPEKVYNAADYVIKNIRELLNIDF; encoded by the coding sequence ATGAAAACAGTTGTCTTCGATAACTCAGGTACACTTATAAAGCGTTACAAGGCCATTAAAGATCTTAGAACTGGAGCCATATGTGATAATGTTGCTTCTATTGATGTTGTAGATCGTGATGAAAATCGTGCTTTGGTTGTTCTTCAGACAGACCCTTCAAAATGTATCAATAAAGCAAAGCCCGATCAAACCATCAGACATTTCCTGAAAAAGAACGATGTAGACTTTGATATTAGCTATTCTAAAGTTGATATTAGTAAAGATGAACTTTTAGAAGCAATTAAAGATGATAAATCTTGTATAAGTGATGTTCAAGACACGTATTGTTCTGTAGTAGAAAAAAAATATAATGTTCATATTTGCAGTGGATCAGGTTTCATAGTAAATATGAAAACTGGTAAAATTGAATTTACCATAACAGCCGGAGGACGAATTTTTAAAGAAGTTCCATTTGTTATTAATGAACTTAAAAATAGAGGAATAGATATTTTTGTAGCTTCAGGAGATAGAAAAACTTCTCTTGAACAACTTGCAAAGTTCATTAATGTACCTCAGGAAAATGTATTTGATACAGCGAATTCAAGAAGAAAGGAAGAAATTATAAAAGATTTGAAGAGCAAATATAAAGTCATGATGGTAGGTAATAGCTCTAATGACATATTAGCACTTGAAGAAGCAGATGTGGGAGTTTTAACACTTCAACAAAATGAAATAACTCCGGAAAAAGTCTATAATGCTGCAGATTATGTTATTAAAAATATCCGAGAACTCCTTAATATTGATTTTTAG
- a CDS encoding response regulator has product MGSKILVVEDERITAEDIKSGLESAGYQVPALVSSGKKAIELAGEVKPDLVLMDIKLKGKMDGIEAAGQIKLHYDIPVIYLTAYSDEYTVQRAKITEPSGYIIKESTGLLKKPFEESELHTAIEITLYRHKMEKDHDILLAAMLKNINEGVIATNVEGKIKLMNTVAEGITGWKIEEAMGKDLRDVFTPLNHIIKTFKDLRLKNEISAEDTLLRSKEGQSILVKCNFKVIKGDNKDINGYILVFNRIMA; this is encoded by the coding sequence ATGGGATCAAAGATTCTGGTAGTTGAAGATGAAAGAATCACTGCAGAGGATATAAAAAGTGGCCTAGAAAGTGCAGGCTATCAGGTTCCTGCATTGGTTTCTTCTGGAAAAAAGGCCATAGAACTAGCAGGAGAGGTTAAACCAGATTTAGTTCTTATGGATATAAAATTAAAGGGTAAAATGGATGGAATAGAGGCAGCAGGGCAGATTAAATTGCATTATGATATCCCAGTTATCTACTTAACTGCATATTCGGATGAATATACTGTACAGCGGGCCAAAATTACAGAACCTTCAGGATATATTATTAAAGAATCAACAGGTTTATTGAAAAAGCCTTTTGAGGAGAGCGAACTTCACACAGCTATTGAAATTACTCTTTACAGGCATAAAATGGAGAAAGATCATGATATCCTATTGGCAGCGATGCTAAAAAACATCAACGAAGGTGTGATTGCAACTAATGTAGAGGGTAAAATAAAACTAATGAATACTGTTGCTGAGGGGATAACAGGTTGGAAAATTGAAGAAGCTATGGGAAAAGATTTAAGAGACGTATTTACTCCTTTAAATCATATTATAAAAACATTTAAAGATCTAAGACTGAAAAACGAGATTTCAGCAGAGGATACATTATTAAGATCAAAAGAAGGACAAAGTATTCTAGTTAAATGTAATTTTAAAGTAATTAAAGGGGATAATAAGGATATTAACGGTTATATTCTTGTATTTAATCGTATAATGGCTTAA
- a CDS encoding heparan-alpha-glucosaminide N-acetyltransferase — protein MEIDVKKRFWEVDSLRGLAIITMITYHFLFDITFFGVYPFEVNSGFLWYFARATAFTFIFLMGVSLTLSNSRSMITGEYPEGGLLKKYLKRGLKIFSLGLLITFATWIFIPQEFIIFGVLHFIGISIILAYPFIKRKYLNLILGISIILLGIYLGNFNFDFTWLMWLGFIPNNLQTVDYFPLIPWFGVVLLGLFFGGILYKNYQRQFNLPDLSSNYIIRGFSFLGRNSLIIYLIHQPILIILLYLLGVVNINHLF, from the coding sequence ATGGAAATCGACGTGAAAAAAAGGTTTTGGGAAGTGGATTCACTCCGTGGTTTGGCAATAATCACAATGATAACATATCATTTCCTTTTTGATATCACATTTTTTGGTGTATACCCTTTTGAAGTTAATTCTGGATTTTTATGGTATTTTGCACGTGCAACTGCATTCACATTTATATTTTTAATGGGTGTTTCATTGACTCTGAGCAATTCAAGATCAATGATAACTGGTGAATACCCCGAAGGAGGATTACTCAAAAAATATCTTAAAAGAGGTCTTAAAATATTTTCATTAGGCCTTCTAATAACATTTGCAACATGGATTTTTATACCCCAGGAGTTTATAATATTTGGAGTGCTCCATTTTATTGGAATATCTATTATTTTGGCTTATCCATTTATAAAACGAAAATATCTTAATTTGATCTTAGGAATATCCATTATTCTACTTGGAATTTATCTTGGAAATTTCAATTTTGATTTCACATGGCTTATGTGGCTTGGTTTCATACCCAACAATCTTCAAACTGTAGATTACTTCCCATTAATCCCCTGGTTTGGAGTTGTTTTGTTAGGATTATTTTTTGGAGGAATACTATACAAAAATTATCAGAGGCAATTTAATCTTCCTGATCTTTCCAGTAATTATATCATTAGGGGTTTTTCATTTTTGGGAAGAAATTCACTTATAATCTATTTGATACATCAACCAATACTAATAATTCTTTTATATCTTTTAGGAGTAGTTAATATCAATCACTTATTTTAA
- the gatA gene encoding Asp-tRNA(Asn)/Glu-tRNA(Gln) amidotransferase subunit GatA → MKLLDKSELIKNHEITALENLEQFCNNIDANNGRYNAFLEINKNSAIDCASNIDSRINNDETVGKLAGLVVGIKSNINVEDFHITAASKTLENYLGSYDATVIKRIKEEDGIIIGMTNMDEFAAGSSTETSYFGHTENPVALGRIPGGSSGGSAVAVAAEMCDLAIGSDTGGSIRNPASHCGLIGFKPTYGMVSRQGLMDLAMSFDQIGPFARDPGGAALMLEVIAGYDKTECTSLDLKIPNFTNSVKNCEDSIKGMRVGVVKQFFEVSDDKIVNIIEESIDKMKEMGAEVVELSFDYIDLCLPTYYLINYVEFFSATRKYDGRKYGNRIEDVCGEEVLRRIHMGSYISQKEFSGRYYKKALQARSLIKREVNKLINDVDVMVGPTVPKLPHKIGTTLDPLDMYSYDVLTVIANLAGIPAASTPAGDVRGIPVGLQIQSKPLDDAKIIGMMAALDVMD, encoded by the coding sequence ATGAAACTATTGGATAAGTCAGAATTAATTAAAAATCATGAAATCACAGCATTAGAAAACCTTGAACAATTTTGTAACAATATCGACGCGAACAATGGTCGTTATAATGCCTTTTTAGAAATAAATAAGAATTCAGCAATTGACTGTGCATCAAATATTGATTCAAGAATTAATAACGATGAAACAGTTGGAAAACTTGCAGGGTTGGTTGTTGGAATTAAAAGCAACATCAATGTTGAAGATTTTCATATAACAGCCGCTTCAAAGACCCTTGAAAATTATCTTGGAAGCTATGATGCAACAGTAATAAAAAGAATAAAGGAAGAAGATGGAATTATTATTGGAATGACCAATATGGATGAATTTGCTGCAGGAAGTTCCACTGAAACATCATATTTTGGCCATACTGAGAATCCCGTTGCACTTGGCAGGATTCCTGGAGGTTCAAGTGGAGGCAGTGCAGTGGCAGTGGCAGCAGAAATGTGTGACTTGGCTATTGGATCTGATACTGGCGGTTCAATTAGAAATCCTGCATCTCATTGTGGATTAATAGGATTTAAACCCACATATGGGATGGTTTCTAGGCAGGGACTTATGGATCTTGCTATGAGTTTCGATCAGATAGGACCTTTTGCAAGAGATCCTGGGGGAGCTGCATTGATGCTGGAAGTTATTGCAGGTTACGACAAAACAGAGTGCACATCATTGGACTTGAAAATTCCAAACTTCACAAATTCTGTAAAAAACTGTGAAGATTCCATTAAAGGGATGAGAGTAGGTGTAGTAAAACAATTCTTTGAAGTGTCCGATGATAAGATAGTCAATATAATTGAAGAATCCATTGATAAAATGAAAGAGATGGGGGCAGAAGTAGTTGAATTAAGCTTCGATTATATTGATTTATGCTTACCTACCTACTACCTCATAAACTATGTCGAGTTTTTCTCTGCAACTAGGAAGTACGATGGAAGGAAATATGGTAACAGAATCGAAGATGTATGTGGCGAAGAAGTTTTGAGAAGGATTCATATGGGTTCTTATATCAGTCAAAAAGAGTTCAGCGGTAGATATTATAAAAAAGCACTACAAGCTAGATCTTTAATTAAAAGAGAGGTTAACAAGCTCATCAATGATGTGGATGTAATGGTTGGTCCAACTGTTCCAAAATTACCTCATAAAATTGGTACCACATTGGACCCTCTGGATATGTATTCATACGATGTTCTGACGGTAATAGCTAACCTCGCAGGAATACCGGCTGCAAGTACTCCGGCAGGTGATGTTCGCGGTATACCAGTTGGTCTTCAGATCCAATCCAAACCACTTGATGATGCAAAGATAATTGGAATGATGGCTGCCTTAGATGTTATGGATTAA
- a CDS encoding DUF6790 family protein, giving the protein MDFAYVFFFLTIFVAILYIFISKFKNKPLGKKRIVEIFLLTFLVLSVGIGSIWAFIGHYFLSAQVAASIGWASGNPFQQEVAFANLAIGVLGVLCYWFRGNFWTATVISSSIFLLGDSYVHIMNMFQFANYAPGNAGSVLYMDIIGPIIIIILLIVYRAMEKEAIKNSIKSLENSLKKE; this is encoded by the coding sequence ATGGATTTTGCTTATGTTTTCTTTTTCCTAACAATATTCGTGGCAATTTTATATATTTTTATTTCAAAATTTAAAAATAAACCATTAGGTAAAAAGAGAATTGTTGAAATTTTTCTATTAACATTTTTAGTTTTGTCAGTGGGTATTGGTAGTATATGGGCTTTTATTGGGCATTATTTCCTTTCTGCACAAGTCGCTGCCAGTATTGGATGGGCTTCAGGTAATCCATTCCAGCAAGAAGTAGCATTTGCAAATCTAGCAATTGGGGTACTTGGTGTTCTATGTTACTGGTTTAGGGGTAATTTTTGGACTGCAACAGTTATTTCAAGTTCTATATTTTTATTGGGAGATTCGTATGTTCACATTATGAATATGTTTCAATTTGCAAATTATGCACCGGGAAATGCAGGTTCAGTTTTGTATATGGATATAATTGGCCCTATCATCATTATAATACTTTTAATTGTTTATAGGGCAATGGAGAAAGAGGCCATTAAAAATTCAATTAAAAGCCTTGAAAATTCCCTTAAAAAAGAATAG
- a CDS encoding sugar phosphate isomerase/epimerase, with the protein MKIGFSTLALFMSSFEQFLETASKDGFQLIEILCEGPYWPRNLLSLEKVDLDVFNSYDIDVYLHSPTIDLNPASLNPGIREETLKQLKETVDFGIKINAKAITTHPGLIHRFEERVRKYGMQHSIETLIKANDYAMGRGIKFSIENMPNKYAYFCNNAEEHQFFIKECGSYATIDTGHANTTKDVKSFFKMKKIAYYHLNDNNGEKDQHLPLGEGNFDLKLLNGVNKGIIELNSYPNILKSRDLLISSNIG; encoded by the coding sequence ATGAAAATTGGATTTTCAACACTCGCACTTTTCATGAGTTCATTTGAGCAATTCTTAGAAACAGCTTCAAAAGATGGATTTCAGCTTATAGAAATATTATGCGAGGGTCCTTACTGGCCTAGAAATTTATTATCCCTTGAAAAAGTTGATTTAGATGTCTTTAATTCGTATGATATCGATGTGTACTTACATTCACCAACCATAGATCTAAATCCTGCAAGTTTAAATCCTGGAATTAGGGAAGAAACCCTTAAACAACTTAAAGAAACAGTTGATTTTGGAATAAAAATTAATGCAAAGGCAATTACAACTCATCCTGGCCTAATCCATAGGTTTGAAGAAAGAGTAAGAAAATATGGAATGCAACATTCAATTGAAACCCTAATTAAAGCAAATGATTATGCAATGGGAAGAGGTATTAAATTCTCTATTGAAAACATGCCCAATAAATATGCTTATTTCTGTAACAATGCTGAAGAACACCAATTTTTTATTAAGGAATGTGGTTCATATGCCACCATAGATACGGGCCATGCAAATACTACTAAAGATGTTAAATCATTTTTTAAAATGAAAAAAATTGCTTACTATCACTTGAATGATAATAATGGGGAAAAAGACCAACATCTACCATTAGGTGAGGGAAATTTTGATCTTAAACTGCTTAATGGTGTAAATAAAGGTATTATTGAATTAAATAGTTATCCAAATATTCTTAAAAGCAGAGATTTATTAATATCCTCAAATATCGGATAA
- a CDS encoding TMEM175 family protein — protein MSTKRIETLIDGVFAIALTLLVLNIDLPNIMGLLMIQCSGSML, from the coding sequence ATGAGTACTAAACGCATTGAAACACTTATTGATGGCGTTTTTGCTATTGCACTGACTTTACTTGTTTTAAATATTGATTTACCCAACATAATGGGTCTGTTAATGATCCAGTGCTCTGGCAGTATGTTGTAA
- a CDS encoding 2-isopropylmalate synthase → MYVETVKKTMKLPKTVRIFDTTLRDGEQTPGVAITVDEKIRIAKKLDKLGVDTMEVGFPASSPGEMRAAREILKLGLNSQICGLARVLRSDLDAAIDTGVDYIHTFIGTSPLHREYKLKMSQEEILSKSVESIEYIKDHGITAEFSAEDATRTEFSYLKEIYNAVEEAGVDYINVPDTVGVMVPASMRWIISEIKKTIKVPISVHCHDDFGMAVANSLSAVEAGASQVHVTINGLGERAGNASLEEVVMALTSQYNIKTNINTKLLVDTSEFVSRITGIKMPPNKAIVGENAFAHEAGIHVHGVLQKAETYEPITPEMVGHTRRIVLGKHTGANAIKAKLEEYGIELNEDQFFKVFDQIKKLGDKGKCVTDADLKAMSETVLGRAQKEIVKLEGFSVMTGDNVMPTATVKLNIDGTIKTAAKTGVGPVDAAINAIQSLVGETADIELKEYNIEAITGGTNALAEVFVIMGDNNGNQATGRSTTDDVVLASVEAVLDSINKILIER, encoded by the coding sequence ATGTATGTAGAAACAGTGAAAAAGACTATGAAACTCCCGAAGACAGTTAGAATTTTTGATACCACTCTAAGAGATGGTGAACAAACTCCGGGAGTAGCAATAACAGTCGACGAAAAGATAAGAATTGCAAAAAAATTAGATAAACTAGGTGTTGATACCATGGAAGTAGGGTTTCCTGCATCTTCGCCTGGTGAAATGAGAGCAGCGCGTGAAATTTTAAAACTGGGACTTAACTCCCAAATATGTGGTTTGGCAAGGGTATTGCGTTCTGATCTTGACGCTGCAATAGACACTGGCGTTGATTATATACATACGTTCATAGGAACTTCTCCTCTTCATAGAGAATACAAACTTAAAATGAGCCAAGAGGAAATTCTCAGTAAATCAGTTGAATCAATAGAATATATAAAGGATCATGGAATAACTGCAGAGTTTTCTGCAGAGGATGCAACAAGGACAGAATTTAGCTATCTTAAAGAGATATATAATGCTGTTGAAGAAGCAGGGGTGGACTACATTAATGTGCCGGATACCGTAGGTGTAATGGTTCCTGCTTCTATGAGATGGATTATTTCGGAAATTAAAAAAACCATTAAAGTTCCCATCAGTGTGCACTGTCATGATGACTTTGGAATGGCTGTAGCCAATTCTTTGAGCGCTGTTGAAGCTGGAGCTAGCCAAGTTCATGTTACTATTAATGGTCTAGGTGAAAGAGCAGGCAATGCTTCCCTTGAAGAAGTTGTTATGGCATTAACATCCCAATATAACATTAAAACTAATATTAATACAAAACTTTTAGTAGATACATCTGAATTTGTTTCTAGAATTACTGGTATTAAAATGCCTCCAAACAAAGCTATAGTTGGCGAAAATGCATTTGCACACGAAGCAGGGATACATGTACATGGAGTACTCCAAAAAGCAGAAACATATGAACCAATCACGCCTGAAATGGTTGGACATACTCGTAGAATTGTTTTAGGTAAACACACTGGTGCTAATGCAATAAAAGCAAAACTTGAGGAATATGGGATTGAACTTAATGAAGATCAATTTTTTAAGGTATTCGATCAAATAAAAAAGCTTGGTGATAAGGGGAAATGTGTAACAGATGCAGATTTAAAGGCAATGTCAGAAACTGTTCTTGGTAGAGCTCAAAAGGAAATAGTGAAGCTTGAAGGATTTTCAGTAATGACCGGTGACAATGTAATGCCAACTGCTACTGTCAAGCTTAATATTGATGGGACAATAAAAACTGCTGCAAAAACGGGTGTAGGGCCGGTTGATGCTGCTATAAATGCAATACAAAGTTTAGTGGGGGAAACTGCAGATATTGAACTTAAAGAATATAATATTGAAGCAATTACTGGAGGTACAAACGCTCTTGCAGAGGTTTTCGTTATAATGGGTGATAATAATGGAAACCAGGCAACAGGAAGATCCACTACTGATGATGTTGTACTGGCAAGTGTTGAAGCGGTTTTAGATTCAATTAACAAGATACTTATTGAACGTTAA